A stretch of the Veillonella parvula DSM 2008 genome encodes the following:
- a CDS encoding YajQ family cyclic di-GMP-binding protein yields the protein MAKDCSFDVVSEVDMQEVDNAVNQAKKEIGTRYDFRGSKAEISLEGDTIKIIGDDEYKLNAIIDVLKGKMVKRNVAIKNLDYGKVEPAAGATVRQIITIKKGITKENAKEVVKAIKNMKIKVQASIQEDQVRVSGKDKDDLQAVIQMLKQLDIPVELQFVNFRS from the coding sequence ATGGCTAAAGATTGTTCCTTTGACGTTGTGTCTGAAGTGGATATGCAGGAAGTGGATAATGCGGTAAACCAAGCAAAAAAAGAAATTGGTACGCGTTATGATTTTCGTGGCTCTAAAGCGGAAATTAGTCTTGAAGGTGACACTATCAAAATCATCGGTGATGATGAATATAAATTGAATGCCATTATCGATGTATTAAAAGGCAAGATGGTTAAACGTAATGTAGCGATTAAAAATCTTGACTACGGCAAAGTTGAACCAGCAGCAGGTGCAACAGTTCGCCAAATCATTACTATTAAAAAAGGCATTACTAAAGAAAATGCTAAAGAAGTAGTAAAAGCAATTAAAAACATGAAAATTAAGGTACAAGCATCTATTCAAGAGGATCAAGTGCGTGTATCTGGTAAGGATAAAGATGATTTGCAAGCAGTAATCCAAATGTTAAAACAATTGGATATCCCTGTAGAATTGCAATTCGTTAACTTCCGTTCCTAA
- a CDS encoding precorrin-8X methylmutase, which produces MDYVKNPKAIEDKSMEIIYDYVKDLGLTDDEVRVVSRTVHASGDVEYAQLVKMSPDAVQKGIEALDNGADIYTDVEMVRTGISKPALKIRGNEVHCLIKDENVAKMAKELGVTRSIAAMRTFGKQLEGQIVAIGNAPTALYEVLRLALEEGIKPALIIGIPVGFVGAAESKDYLMEVSPVPYITVKGNKGGSPIAASVCNALLYTDVKRNDMLFVEGKESK; this is translated from the coding sequence ATGGATTACGTTAAAAATCCTAAAGCTATTGAAGATAAAAGCATGGAAATCATTTACGATTATGTAAAGGATTTAGGCTTAACAGATGATGAAGTGCGCGTTGTATCTCGTACAGTACATGCGTCTGGCGATGTTGAATATGCTCAACTTGTAAAAATGAGCCCTGATGCTGTTCAAAAAGGTATTGAAGCCTTGGATAATGGTGCAGATATTTATACAGATGTAGAAATGGTTCGCACAGGTATTTCTAAACCAGCTCTTAAAATTCGCGGTAACGAAGTACACTGCTTGATTAAAGACGAAAACGTAGCTAAAATGGCTAAAGAGTTAGGCGTGACTCGCTCCATCGCAGCTATGCGTACATTTGGCAAACAATTAGAAGGCCAAATCGTAGCTATTGGTAATGCGCCAACTGCATTGTACGAAGTATTGCGCCTTGCTTTAGAAGAAGGCATTAAACCAGCTCTTATCATTGGTATTCCTGTAGGCTTCGTAGGTGCTGCAGAATCCAAAGACTATCTGATGGAAGTATCTCCGGTTCCTTACATCACTGTAAAAGGCAACAAAGGTGGTAGCCCAATCGCTGCCTCCGTATGTAATGCATTACTTTACACAGACGTAAAACGCAATGACATGCTTTTCGTAGAAGGCAAAGAATCTAAATAG
- a CDS encoding FecCD family ABC transporter permease, which yields MASSNERKLFRVSVICILIIAVIMSMIISLIWGSTSVSLAEIWHTLWSSELTDTSSQIIWNIRLPRNIVAALVGACLAVSGAILQAVMKNPLADPQIVGVSSGAGLAGVIIFILFPGYDHIVPLVAFLGAMAAALMVYALAWKNGVRPSRIILAGVAVAAFLGSGISALLVFFGDRVQGALLWMVGGLAARSWPQVEVLFPYAIIGLIFACLGAKRLTILSLGDETAKGLGLKVEQTRFIMTAVAALLAAGAVSIAGLIGFVGLVIPHMLRLIIGNDYAYLLPGSALLGALVLVVSDTIGRVMWSPIEVPVGIIMAFFGAPFFLYLLRRDN from the coding sequence ATGGCATCTAGTAATGAACGAAAATTATTTCGTGTATCAGTGATTTGTATCTTAATCATCGCCGTTATTATGAGCATGATTATATCTCTTATTTGGGGATCAACATCCGTATCATTAGCTGAGATTTGGCATACATTATGGTCTAGTGAGCTAACTGACACATCTTCACAAATTATTTGGAATATTCGATTGCCTCGCAATATTGTAGCTGCGTTAGTGGGGGCTTGTCTAGCTGTATCTGGTGCAATTTTGCAAGCAGTTATGAAAAATCCTCTAGCAGATCCACAGATTGTAGGGGTATCCTCTGGTGCAGGGCTGGCTGGTGTTATCATATTTATTTTATTTCCTGGGTATGATCATATAGTTCCTTTAGTGGCCTTTTTAGGTGCTATGGCTGCAGCACTCATGGTGTATGCACTAGCATGGAAAAATGGAGTGCGACCTAGTCGTATTATCTTAGCTGGTGTTGCGGTCGCAGCCTTTTTAGGCTCAGGTATTTCAGCACTACTTGTATTCTTCGGTGATCGTGTACAAGGGGCATTGCTTTGGATGGTAGGGGGACTCGCTGCACGCAGTTGGCCTCAGGTAGAAGTGCTGTTTCCATATGCTATAATTGGTCTTATTTTTGCCTGTTTAGGAGCTAAACGACTTACCATTTTAAGCTTAGGTGATGAAACTGCAAAGGGATTAGGCCTTAAGGTAGAACAAACACGGTTTATTATGACTGCAGTGGCTGCTCTTTTAGCGGCTGGTGCTGTAAGTATAGCTGGGCTTATTGGATTTGTAGGTTTGGTTATTCCCCATATGTTACGTCTTATAATCGGTAATGACTATGCATATTTACTGCCTGGATCCGCATTATTAGGCGCTCTAGTTCTTGTTGTTAGTGATACAATAGGACGTGTTATGTGGAGCCCTATAGAGGTACCAGTGGGCATTATTATGGCATTCTTTGGAGCGCCGTTCTTCTTGTATCTATTGAGGAGGGATAACTAA
- a CDS encoding cobalt-precorrin 5A hydrolase: MKELETVVPMTGAKKNRTAILSVSERGAKLGQRIKSLVAPHADCFEKETRPSGGEAIYFDSLKSHIGQIFKDYDQVLCIMALGIVVRMIAPYIEHKSKDPAVVVMDEVGHHVISLLSGHLGGANEWTQSISLAIDADPVITTATDVNGLPAPDVLARHEHLLVDDFQTLINVNSAIVGGERVDYYIDESLPNAEELEQAAKAHIGEHGIVHVVSLEQLESIPCKNDSAKEGSSRVVITDKVITEHGHQLILRPRTYTIGIGCRRDTPKELILDAIQQSLTAHKLSPKSLVKAASVIVKQDEVGLLEAMQIMGWPIVFYTQDEMAPLIEEEKLKESNFVKGTIGVGNVCETTALLAAKSRTLIQHKTIYPKTTVAIAQVTSK; encoded by the coding sequence ATGAAAGAACTAGAAACTGTTGTGCCTATGACGGGAGCTAAGAAGAATAGAACGGCTATTCTTTCTGTATCTGAACGAGGTGCAAAGCTAGGTCAACGTATCAAGTCTTTGGTGGCACCTCATGCAGATTGCTTTGAAAAGGAAACCCGTCCCTCTGGAGGTGAGGCTATTTATTTTGATTCCCTCAAAAGCCATATCGGACAGATTTTTAAGGATTACGATCAAGTATTATGCATCATGGCACTCGGTATTGTAGTACGCATGATTGCACCGTATATTGAGCATAAATCTAAGGATCCTGCGGTAGTCGTAATGGACGAAGTAGGGCACCATGTAATCAGTTTATTATCTGGTCACCTTGGGGGTGCCAACGAATGGACACAGTCCATTTCACTGGCCATCGATGCGGACCCTGTTATTACAACTGCAACGGATGTAAACGGATTGCCAGCGCCTGATGTGTTAGCGCGCCACGAGCATCTGTTGGTAGATGATTTTCAAACCTTAATCAATGTGAACTCTGCCATCGTTGGGGGAGAGCGTGTTGATTATTATATCGATGAAAGCTTACCGAATGCAGAGGAACTAGAACAAGCTGCGAAAGCTCATATTGGTGAACATGGCATAGTTCACGTTGTTTCTTTGGAGCAACTAGAGTCTATCCCATGTAAAAATGATAGTGCTAAAGAGGGTTCATCTCGGGTTGTAATTACCGATAAGGTGATTACTGAGCATGGTCATCAATTGATTTTACGCCCTCGTACGTATACGATTGGCATTGGATGTCGTAGAGATACGCCAAAGGAATTGATCCTTGACGCCATTCAACAATCTTTGACAGCGCATAAGCTTTCACCAAAGAGCCTTGTAAAGGCGGCATCGGTCATCGTTAAACAAGATGAAGTAGGCCTCTTAGAGGCTATGCAAATTATGGGGTGGCCTATCGTGTTCTATACACAAGACGAGATGGCACCACTCATTGAAGAAGAAAAATTAAAAGAATCTAATTTTGTAAAAGGAACTATAGGAGTAGGAAACGTATGCGAGACAACAGCATTACTAGCGGCCAAGAGCCGAACACTAATACAGCACAAAACAATTTATCCCAAAACAACGGTAGCCATTGCACAGGTAACATCAAAGTAA
- the cobJ gene encoding precorrin-3B C(17)-methyltransferase, translating to MTPQAREAILAADRVVGYLTYLDLIKDLIEGKETVGTAMMQEVDRCQQAVDLAVEGHQVVVVSSGDSGVYGMAGLVLELANKVPAEKRPSVDIVPGLSAVNVAASVLGAPLMHDFAVISLSDLMTPWDLIKKRADLCAQGDMVISLYNPRSKKRVTHLDEVREIVLKYRDPKTPVGIVQKAGRPGQHMVISDLENFTNEEVDMQTLVIIGNSQTYVENGRMITPRGYKL from the coding sequence ATGACACCTCAAGCGCGCGAAGCCATCTTAGCGGCTGACCGTGTTGTAGGTTATTTGACTTATCTTGACTTGATTAAAGACCTTATCGAAGGTAAAGAAACTGTAGGCACTGCCATGATGCAAGAGGTAGATCGTTGCCAACAAGCTGTTGATTTAGCGGTAGAAGGCCATCAAGTCGTAGTTGTATCATCTGGTGACTCTGGCGTATACGGCATGGCAGGTCTTGTGTTGGAACTTGCTAATAAAGTACCAGCAGAAAAACGTCCTTCCGTAGATATCGTACCTGGCCTTAGTGCTGTAAACGTAGCGGCTTCTGTTTTAGGCGCTCCGTTGATGCATGACTTTGCAGTTATTTCTCTTAGTGACTTGATGACTCCATGGGATTTAATTAAAAAACGTGCTGACCTTTGTGCACAAGGTGACATGGTTATCTCCTTGTACAACCCGCGCAGTAAAAAACGCGTTACTCATTTAGATGAAGTTCGTGAAATCGTTCTTAAATACCGCGATCCTAAAACACCTGTTGGTATCGTGCAAAAAGCAGGTCGTCCAGGGCAACACATGGTAATTTCTGACCTTGAGAATTTCACAAACGAAGAAGTGGATATGCAAACACTTGTTATTATCGGCAATAGTCAAACCTATGTTGAAAATGGTCGCATGATTACACCTCGAGGCTACAAATTATGA
- the cbiE gene encoding precorrin-6y C5,15-methyltransferase (decarboxylating) subunit CbiE, which translates to MAHTLYIVGIGPGNPDYVVPRGLNLIKHATVLVGSERSLEDFQEPGQTTYPVTGKLSVLAEQIERELNDHDVVVMVSGDTGYYSLLPYLKKKFTANPIEVVPGISSMTFAFARLNEVWHDADLMSFHGRQPAPEKLVYEAGKKMGFLTDPEYNPAHIARILIDAGWPKETRAAALERLSYDDEKIVDSTLEVLTELEGFGHSVMVVLG; encoded by the coding sequence TTGGCACATACCTTGTATATCGTAGGCATTGGTCCGGGTAATCCTGATTATGTGGTGCCTAGAGGCCTTAATTTAATTAAACATGCTACAGTATTGGTAGGCAGTGAACGGTCCTTAGAGGACTTTCAAGAGCCTGGCCAAACTACATATCCTGTAACAGGTAAGCTCAGCGTATTAGCGGAGCAAATTGAGCGTGAACTCAACGACCATGACGTTGTAGTTATGGTTAGTGGCGATACAGGCTATTATAGCTTATTGCCCTATTTAAAGAAAAAATTTACTGCTAACCCTATTGAGGTGGTGCCTGGCATTAGCTCTATGACCTTTGCCTTTGCCCGTCTTAATGAGGTATGGCATGATGCGGATTTAATGAGCTTTCACGGTCGTCAACCGGCGCCCGAAAAACTCGTATATGAAGCAGGTAAAAAGATGGGATTCTTAACGGATCCTGAATATAATCCAGCGCATATTGCGCGTATTTTAATAGATGCAGGTTGGCCAAAAGAAACGAGAGCGGCAGCGCTAGAGCGTTTGAGTTATGATGATGAAAAAATTGTAGACTCTACGTTAGAGGTGTTAACGGAGCTCGAAGGATTTGGTCACTCTGTAATGGTGGTACTAGGATGA
- the cbiD gene encoding cobalt-precorrin-5B (C(1))-methyltransferase CbiD, which produces MKVEDMKGGYTTGSCATAGMKAGLLALLDKNIVDQVVIENPQGQYIEVPIKAVEVISDTEAKVTVMKDGGDDPDVTHGNDVETTVTIDNTGELRFRAGFGVGTVTKPGLAMPPGEPAINPGPRAMMKIVFEEHCVHGQGVTVTVSVPNGKVLAKKTLNHTLGIEGGISIIGTTGIVKPMSEEGFKNSLVPQLKVMKANGCETAVLVPGRIGQDLAEQVLGIHKNQMAETSNFIGFMLEKAVQIGFKRILIIGHIGKLIKLASGSFHTHNRMSDGRMESIVAYAALEGASQEVCEELFNCQTTESTFPILEREGLTGVYQRVVDRASLRSERYIANEAEVGIIITTLKGEILAMDKHAKEIGELEHWHIPCIS; this is translated from the coding sequence ATGAAAGTGGAGGACATGAAGGGTGGCTATACCACAGGTTCATGTGCTACGGCAGGTATGAAAGCTGGTTTATTGGCCCTCTTAGATAAGAATATTGTGGACCAAGTGGTCATTGAGAACCCTCAAGGTCAGTATATTGAGGTTCCTATTAAAGCGGTAGAGGTTATATCCGATACAGAGGCGAAGGTGACCGTTATGAAAGACGGCGGCGATGATCCTGATGTAACCCATGGCAATGATGTGGAAACGACAGTGACCATTGATAATACTGGTGAACTGCGATTCCGAGCCGGCTTTGGTGTAGGTACTGTAACGAAACCAGGCCTTGCTATGCCACCAGGAGAACCGGCTATCAATCCAGGGCCCCGGGCAATGATGAAAATAGTTTTTGAAGAACATTGTGTCCATGGTCAAGGTGTGACGGTAACCGTTAGTGTTCCTAATGGTAAGGTATTAGCTAAGAAAACATTAAATCATACACTTGGTATCGAAGGTGGCATTTCCATTATTGGTACTACCGGTATTGTTAAGCCTATGAGTGAAGAAGGGTTTAAGAACTCGTTAGTGCCACAGTTGAAAGTTATGAAGGCTAACGGATGTGAAACAGCTGTTCTCGTACCGGGGCGTATTGGTCAAGATCTTGCAGAGCAAGTATTGGGTATCCATAAGAACCAAATGGCAGAAACAAGTAACTTTATCGGATTTATGCTAGAAAAGGCTGTACAGATTGGATTCAAGCGAATCTTAATCATTGGTCATATCGGTAAGTTAATCAAACTAGCTAGTGGTAGCTTCCATACTCATAATCGCATGAGTGATGGCCGTATGGAAAGTATCGTGGCCTATGCTGCTTTAGAAGGAGCATCCCAAGAGGTGTGTGAAGAGTTATTTAATTGCCAAACCACAGAGTCTACATTCCCTATCTTGGAGCGAGAAGGATTGACTGGTGTGTACCAACGTGTTGTAGATCGTGCATCTCTACGTAGTGAGCGCTATATTGCTAACGAAGCAGAGGTGGGCATCATTATTACGACCTTAAAGGGCGAAATCTTGGCAATGGATAAGCATGCAAAAGAGATAGGAGAACTTGAACATTGGCACATACCTTGTATATCGTAG
- a CDS encoding ABC transporter substrate-binding protein, with the protein MKKLLLCSLTLVMVVLAIAGCGKSTSSSSATTKELTFNGQTYTVPKDPQKIAVLSNSVLSMLYAVDGKAISRANTTDKLAPELEALPALGQTANINMEQLLGLKPDVVLGLVNQHKKYESQLQANNIPTVLFDYDGIKDNVPMLTFLGELTNHQDKAKSVINTYESNITKVKDAVKNQQPARVAVLRATGKGVTAETDEAVTASMVKELGMTNVVASHLEGTTKDKTVPYSLETLTADNPDIIFVVTMGKEEEITKAMKQAMTDNPAWANLKAVQNNRVIYLPSKLFLLNPGLQTPEAMTRLVKEAYGINVTF; encoded by the coding sequence ATGAAAAAACTACTACTTTGTAGTCTCACTTTGGTCATGGTTGTACTAGCAATAGCTGGGTGTGGTAAATCCACATCCAGCTCTTCTGCTACTACGAAGGAGTTGACCTTTAATGGTCAAACCTATACTGTACCAAAGGATCCACAAAAAATTGCTGTATTATCTAATTCTGTTTTATCTATGCTTTATGCTGTCGATGGTAAAGCCATTAGCCGTGCCAATACAACGGATAAATTAGCCCCAGAATTAGAAGCTCTACCCGCTCTTGGTCAAACTGCAAATATCAACATGGAACAACTATTAGGCTTGAAGCCAGATGTAGTATTGGGTTTAGTAAATCAACATAAAAAATATGAATCCCAATTACAAGCTAATAATATTCCAACCGTACTTTTTGATTACGATGGTATTAAAGATAATGTACCAATGTTAACATTCCTTGGCGAGTTAACCAATCATCAAGATAAGGCTAAATCTGTTATTAATACCTATGAAAGCAATATTACCAAGGTAAAAGATGCTGTTAAGAATCAACAGCCTGCACGTGTTGCCGTATTACGTGCCACAGGAAAAGGTGTAACTGCCGAAACTGATGAAGCAGTTACTGCATCTATGGTAAAAGAACTAGGCATGACAAACGTTGTTGCCTCCCACTTAGAAGGTACAACCAAGGATAAAACTGTCCCTTACTCTCTTGAAACATTGACTGCAGATAACCCTGATATTATCTTTGTTGTTACAATGGGTAAAGAAGAAGAAATTACAAAAGCTATGAAACAAGCTATGACAGATAATCCTGCATGGGCTAATTTAAAAGCCGTACAAAATAACCGCGTAATATACTTACCATCTAAACTATTCCTATTAAACCCAGGACTACAAACACCTGAAGCTATGACACGTTTAGTTAAAGAAGCATACGGTATTAATGTTACATTCTAA
- the cobM gene encoding precorrin-4 C(11)-methyltransferase, whose protein sequence is MVDVYIVGAGPGDPELITRKGYRLVQEADVVIYAGSLVNPAILEACKPGCEIHNSATMNLDEVLAVMKASVEAGKSVVRLHTGDPAIYGAIQEQMDALASMGISYEVVPGVSSFLATAAALKQEYTLPNVSQTVIITRMEGRTPMPPKEKLRMLASHEATMCIFLSVQMLDKVVAELIEGGYDKTTPVAIVVKASWPDQRIIRGTLETIADIVAKEGVLRQAMIVVSHVLDSEYELSKLYDKGFAHMYRSAKD, encoded by the coding sequence ATGGTTGACGTATATATTGTAGGCGCAGGCCCTGGGGATCCTGAGTTAATTACTCGCAAAGGGTATCGTTTAGTGCAAGAGGCAGATGTTGTAATTTATGCGGGTTCCTTGGTAAACCCTGCCATTTTAGAGGCTTGTAAACCAGGCTGTGAAATCCATAACAGTGCTACTATGAACCTTGATGAGGTATTGGCTGTTATGAAAGCTTCTGTTGAGGCTGGTAAAAGCGTAGTTCGCCTTCACACAGGTGACCCTGCTATTTACGGTGCTATTCAAGAGCAAATGGATGCACTTGCTAGCATGGGGATTTCTTATGAAGTCGTACCAGGTGTAAGCTCTTTCCTTGCTACAGCTGCGGCATTGAAACAAGAATATACATTGCCAAATGTATCTCAAACAGTCATTATTACGCGTATGGAAGGTCGTACACCGATGCCTCCAAAGGAAAAATTGCGCATGTTAGCATCTCATGAAGCGACAATGTGTATTTTCCTTAGCGTTCAAATGTTAGATAAGGTTGTAGCTGAACTCATCGAGGGCGGTTATGACAAAACGACTCCAGTGGCTATCGTGGTAAAAGCTTCTTGGCCAGACCAACGCATTATTCGTGGCACATTGGAGACCATTGCGGACATCGTAGCTAAAGAAGGTGTATTGCGCCAAGCTATGATCGTAGTAAGCCATGTGTTAGATAGTGAATATGAATTATCTAAACTCTATGACAAAGGCTTCGCTCACATGTACCGCAGTGCTAAGGACTAA
- the cbiT gene encoding precorrin-6Y C5,15-methyltransferase (decarboxylating) subunit CbiT yields the protein MRHFFGIPDEEFIRGDVPMTKCEIRKAVMNEARIEEDSIVLDVGAGTGSISIEAALAAPKGHVYAIERFDKGIDLINENMKKFNVNNMTVIKSKAPEGMEELPKLDAVIIGGSAGGMTGIMDEAQRLLKVGGRLVVTAVTMETGYTILKELKGRPFTYEGYQMSISRYRKAGPYHLLDPLSPIFIVSATRIAEGE from the coding sequence ATGAGACATTTTTTCGGAATTCCCGATGAGGAATTTATCCGCGGCGACGTGCCGATGACGAAATGCGAGATTCGCAAAGCCGTTATGAACGAGGCACGCATCGAGGAAGATAGCATTGTCCTTGACGTAGGTGCTGGTACGGGCTCTATTTCTATTGAAGCAGCCTTGGCAGCTCCTAAAGGGCATGTATATGCGATTGAGCGCTTTGATAAAGGCATCGACCTTATCAATGAGAACATGAAGAAATTTAATGTTAATAATATGACTGTTATCAAGTCCAAAGCTCCGGAAGGCATGGAAGAATTGCCTAAGCTTGATGCGGTTATCATCGGTGGTAGCGCTGGTGGCATGACAGGCATCATGGACGAGGCGCAACGTCTGTTAAAAGTAGGTGGCCGTTTAGTTGTAACTGCTGTAACGATGGAAACTGGCTATACAATCCTTAAAGAGTTGAAAGGTCGTCCTTTCACGTATGAAGGTTACCAAATGTCCATCAGTCGTTACCGCAAGGCTGGGCCTTATCATTTGTTAGACCCATTGAGTCCAATTTTCATTGTATCTGCAACGCGTATCGCAGAAGGAGAGTAA
- a CDS encoding ABC transporter ATP-binding protein — protein MNTAIDVKQLSVTLGNRHILHDINVSVPIGKITTLIGPNGCGKSTLLRSMIGYIYSPHECITIFDKPLQSYSQNNLARQMAFLPQVPNMPKDMTVEELVYCGRYPYQTWWKNTAKEDREIVDYALHITKTNHLREQLIPSLSGGERQRVWIAMALAQQPKLLVLDEPTTYLDINHQLEIMELLKRLNKEQDLTVLMVLHELTQAVQYSHYMAVIKEGHLVASGETSKIISDELFRDVFSVDVQLDTFDNKKYVRVIGLVE, from the coding sequence ATGAATACCGCTATTGATGTAAAACAGTTATCCGTAACTCTTGGCAATCGTCATATTCTACATGACATTAATGTATCGGTTCCTATCGGTAAAATTACGACATTAATAGGGCCTAATGGCTGTGGTAAAAGTACGCTTTTACGATCTATGATCGGATATATTTATAGCCCTCATGAATGTATTACCATATTTGATAAACCGTTACAATCATATTCTCAAAACAATCTGGCACGGCAAATGGCATTTTTGCCACAAGTACCGAATATGCCAAAGGATATGACTGTAGAAGAATTGGTATATTGTGGACGGTATCCATACCAAACATGGTGGAAAAACACGGCTAAAGAAGATCGTGAGATTGTTGACTATGCGTTACATATCACGAAAACGAATCATTTGCGAGAACAATTAATCCCATCCCTATCTGGTGGTGAACGGCAACGCGTTTGGATTGCTATGGCGCTAGCACAGCAACCAAAATTATTAGTCTTAGACGAACCAACAACATATTTAGATATTAATCACCAATTAGAAATTATGGAGTTATTGAAACGATTAAATAAGGAACAAGATTTAACCGTTCTCATGGTACTTCACGAACTAACACAGGCGGTTCAATATTCACATTATATGGCTGTTATAAAAGAAGGCCATTTAGTAGCATCAGGAGAGACAAGTAAAATTATATCGGATGAGTTGTTTAGAGATGTATTCTCTGTAGATGTACAACTTGATACATTTGATAATAAAAAATATGTGCGCGTAATAGGATTAGTTGAGTAG
- the cobK gene encoding precorrin-6A reductase, which yields MIWVIAGTLDGRTLAVDIQERTGEEVLVTVVSQYGAELAAHKGITVHTGRLDQEAMQNLIKKHNVRLLIDASHPYAAIVTATAQDAAKAEGIPFVRFERKEVPLPDYDKLHIVVDEVEAANLAGKLAKENNKHVYLTTGSKTMHIFAKSEALQDCEVWTRILPTAEVLQMMEDLNVSPKRIVAVQGPFSYDMNRIMFHDTQASVVVMKNSGLVGGADTKLQAAMDLGIHVIVIDRPRVKLESHVVSSNDEFFKLWEDTNGLR from the coding sequence ATGATTTGGGTCATCGCTGGTACCTTAGATGGTCGTACCTTAGCGGTAGACATCCAAGAACGGACAGGTGAAGAGGTTCTCGTTACTGTTGTGAGTCAGTATGGGGCAGAGCTTGCTGCCCATAAAGGCATTACTGTTCATACGGGCCGTCTTGATCAAGAGGCTATGCAAAATTTGATTAAGAAACACAACGTACGTTTATTAATCGATGCAAGCCATCCGTATGCTGCTATTGTTACAGCTACGGCTCAAGATGCAGCAAAAGCTGAAGGTATTCCTTTTGTTCGCTTTGAACGTAAAGAGGTGCCATTGCCAGACTATGATAAATTGCATATCGTAGTGGATGAGGTAGAAGCAGCTAATTTGGCTGGCAAATTGGCAAAGGAGAATAACAAACATGTGTATTTGACCACAGGTAGTAAGACAATGCACATCTTTGCTAAATCTGAGGCTTTACAAGATTGTGAAGTATGGACACGTATTTTGCCGACCGCCGAGGTGTTACAAATGATGGAAGACCTCAACGTGAGTCCTAAGCGCATTGTTGCTGTCCAAGGTCCATTTTCTTATGATATGAACCGCATCATGTTCCACGATACACAGGCAAGCGTTGTAGTTATGAAAAACTCTGGCCTTGTAGGTGGTGCTGATACAAAATTACAAGCAGCTATGGATCTTGGTATCCATGTTATTGTTATCGATCGTCCGCGTGTTAAACTTGAAAGTCACGTGGTATCATCAAATGATGAATTCTTTAAATTATGGGAGGACACTAATGGATTACGTTAA